The genomic DNA GGTAGTCGGACGGAGTTTAGGCTCGAGATTGGCCACGCAACGCCGGGTTCAGACGTTCAAGTACGTCAGGGTGCAGGTGCGTATTCGTGGCGAGGCCGTGTCCTCCCCAGGGTCCGGGTTCGCCGTCCAACGAGGTGAAGGTCCCGCCGGCTTCGGTGACGATTGGGACCAGGGCGGCCATATCGTAGAGTTCGAGTTCAGGCTCGCAGGCAATATCGACGGCACCTTCGGCCACCAGCATGTAGGACCAGAAGTCGCCGAAAGCGCGCACCCGCCAGACGTCGGTCGTGAGTTCGAGAAACTCACTGATATTGCCGCGGTCGCGCCAGCCTTCAAGAGAAGAAAACGATAGCGAGGCATCGGAGATGTCGGTGACGTCAGAAGCGTGGATGCGGGTGGCGTTCGACAGGGACTTACCGGTGTAGGCGCCTCCGTCCTCATAGGCCCACCAGCGGCGGGATAACGCTGGTGCGGAGACGACACCGACCACGGGACGATCGTCATCGACTAATGCGATCAGGGTGGCCCACACAGGAACCCCACGCACGAAGTTTTTGGTCCCGTCAATCGGATCGATGATCCAGCGCCGCTTGCCCGACCCGGTGGTGCCGTATTCTTCACCGGTGACAGCATCTCGTGGGCGGGCCCGTTTGAGCTGTTGACGGATCAATTCTTCGGCGGCCCGGTCGGCGTCAGATACCGGTGTCATATCCGGTTTCGTGTCGACTTTGAGGTCGACGGATTGGAAACGCGACATGGTCAGCGCATCAACGGAGTCGGCGATGACAAGCGCGAGGTTGAGATCCTCGCGGTAGCCCTGGCGGGATGGGGTCAGCTGCATAGTGGGGAGTCTTTCGTGTTGGGGTTATTCAAAGTCGTCAGTTTCTAACCGGTTGGTCAACAGTCTGCGCAATGAGGCTAGCCGTTGCGGTCCGGCCTCTCCGGCGTGGCCTGCGGCCACCCACGCATCGAGAGCACAACCTGGAGAATCTGCTGTGTGGGTACAACCGCGCGGACAGTTCGCAATGGCCTCGGCCAAGTCTTCGAATGCGGCAACGACGGTATCCGGATCGACCAGACCCATCCCAAAGGAGCGTATCCCAGGCGTATCGATCAGCATGGAGGTGCCCGCCTGGTTGAGTGGAATGCCCAACGCCGACGACGAAGTGTGACGGCCGCGTCCGGTCACGACATTGACATGTCCCACTGCTCGGTCTGCGCCGGTCAAGGCGTTCAGCAGGGTAGATTTTCCCACACCAGACGGTCCGATAAGTGCCGAAATGTGTCCCGCCAACCGCTCTTGGAGAGCATCCAGGTCTGCCGGACGCAGGATGGGGGAGACGTCGTCGCTGTCGGGGTTGAGAGGCCCGATGGTGAAGATTTCTAGATCCAGATGATTGTAGTGTGCGATCAACTCGGTGGGATCGGCCAGGTCAGTCTTGGTAATGCACAGCACCGGTGTGATTCCGGCGTCGAACGCGGCAACCATGGCCCGATCGATAAACCCGGTGCGAGGTTCTGGATTGGCGGCAGCTACGACAATGATCAGCGTGTCGGCATTGGCCACCACGACCCGCTCATACGCATCAGTATCGTCTGCGGAGCGACGCAGCACAGTTTCTCGGGGCTGTAATCGCACAATCCGGGCTAGAGTGCCTTCCTCACCGGAGGTGTCACCGACGAGGTCGACGAGATCACCGGGCACAATCGAGGTGTTGCGCATTTCGCGTGCGCGCATCGCGGTAATATAGCGCGCCTTGGTTCCGGGGGTCTTTTTGGTCTTGCGTTGGGCGGCTAGATAGATAGTGTAACGGCCCCGGTCGACCGTTGTGACGCGTCCGGTGATGGCGTCTTCGTGGGCGGGCCGGTCTTTGGTCCGTGGTCGGGTGCCGTGTTTCGAGGGCCGTTTCGGGACCGAAGATTCATCGTAGCGGGAGTAATCGATACGATAACGACTCATGCGCGAATTCGTCCTTCACCGGCAGCGAGTTTGGCCCACGCGATGGGGAAATCTGGCATAGTTTTGGCGGTGGTTGCGACATCGGTGACGACGGTGCCATCCACGGCCAGTCCGATGAGCGCTCCGAAGGTGGCCATGCGGTGGTCAGCGTATGACTCGAGTGTGGCGGGATGCAGCTCGTACCCGCCCGAGAAGGTGAGGTAATCGGGGCCTTCGTCGATGGTGACGCCAAGCTTTTGTGCTTCGGTCCGCAGGGCGGTAAGTCGATCAGTTTCGTGGCCCCGTAAGTGCCCGATCTTGGTGAGACGAGTCTCCCCGTCGGCCAGCAGTGCCAGGGCGGCGGTCGTCGGGGTCAGTTCAGCTAGGTTTTCTAGCTCGCCTGCGCCGGTAAGCACGGGACGCCCCGCAGCTGTGCGCGTGCCCGAAACCGTGAGATTGCCATAATCTGTGCCGGGTACGGGGTCGAACGTGACGGTAGCACCAAATGCGGGCAGGATCTGGCGCCAACGATCGCCGATCTGGGTGGTCTCGAGTGGCCAGTAGGGCACGGTGACGGCCCCACCTGTGATCACCGCGGCGGCCAAGTATGGTCCGGCATTTGATAAATCAGGCTCGACGGCCGTATCGACGGCAGTTATCGGACCGGGCTCAACCACCCATCGGTTCGGTTCTGGCGTGTGCACGACCACACCGGCGGCCTCCAGCACCTTGACTGTCATGTCGATGTGCTCGGGGCTGGGTGTGTGCTCTCCGGTGTGTCGGATATCCAGGCCGTTGGTAAAGGTCGCACCGACCAGTAATAGTGCAGAAACAAATTGGGAGGAACCACCTGAGTCGATAGCTACGGCGCCTCCGGCGGGGGAGCCCTGCCCGTGGACGGTCAGGGGCAGCCTGCCAATGGGCTCTTGGTCCTGGGCGGTGATGTGGACGCCTGCTTGAAGAAGACCATCGATCACCGGGCCCATGGGTCGGGCATAGGACTGCTCGTCACCGTCGATGAGCACGGTGGCGTTCGTGGTGGCTGCTACACCAGGAATAAACCGCATCACGGTCCCGGCCAAGCCGGCGTCAATGGTGATCTGACCGGTGGTGGCACCCAAGCTGATGGGTGTGACGTCAAGGACGGTGGGGTCGTTATCGACGGGTGTGAACTGGGCCCCTAGCGCGGTGAGCGCCTCGATCATTAGGTCGGTGTCGCGCGAGACTAAGACGCCGCTTAGGCGGCTGGGTTGCTGAGATAAGGCTGCGAGGACGAGGTGTCGGTTTGTTAATGACTTGGAGCCGGGTAGTGCCACGGTGGCATTGACTGGCTGCGTGGTGAAGGGAGCTGGCCAGGCTTCACCGGGGGCGGGCGTCATTGGGACCAACAGGGCCTCTTTCATAAGATTCGGTGACATGATCAACTCCTTCAAAGATACCCTGTTCTCGCTGTCAGCGTGGCAGTTCAGCCGGCATAAAGGGAATAATTACTGATGTTTGCTCGCTGTAGTTGCTAGACGAACACATGCGGTCGTAAAACCAGGAGGTGTTGCAGCATCGTGCTCACCATGACTGCGCCGACAGAATCATCGCATTTGGCTGTTTTGGGACTAGACTTGGCTGGGATGACTCATTTGCCTTCTGATATCCCTGCAGCCGATGACGGCTCTCGTGTTGATCCGAAAGCTGAGACAGACTCACAGCGTCGAGCTCGTTTCGAACGAGACGCGATGCAGTATCTGGATCAGCTGTATTCCGGTGCGCTTCGGATGACGCGCAATCCGGAAGACGCCGAGGATTTAGTGCAAGAGGCCTACGCTCGGGCGTACTCTTCATTTCATCAGTACAAGCCTGGCACCAATTTACGGGCCTGGCTGTTCCGGATCTTGACGAACACCTACATTAATATCTATCGGAAACGTCAACGGCGTCCGCAAGAAGCCGATGGCGATGGATTAGAAGACTGGCAGATGGCACGTGCCGCTGACCATACCGCCACCGGGTTGCGTTCAGCTGAGACGGAGGCGTTAGATTATCTCCCCGATAGTGACGTCAAAGAAGCACTGGCGGAGATCTCGGAAGATTTCCGCATCCCAGTGTATTTAGCAGATGTCGAGGGGTTTGCGTATAAAGAGATCGCCGACATTCTGGATGTTCCCATAGGGACGGTGATGTCTCGACTCCATCGTGGGCGTCGTAGTTTGCGCGAGTTGCTCACCGACTATGCTGCCGAGCGCGGCATTGAAGGCGCAATCGCATTGCAAAAAGAACAACAATCAGACGCATCGGAGGAGGCCCAAAAATGACCTATGAGACCCAGCACGTTCGGACCGAGTCCGACCAGTACGACACAACCGGCGGGTGCCCAGAGGCTCGCATGGATAGCATCTATCGCTACCTCGACGGTGCTTTAGATACCGCGGATCTTGAGGAAGTTAAAGCACACATCCAGAATTGTTCGGAGTGCCAGTCTGAACATGACTTAGAACTGATCATCCGTGACGTGGTTAAACGGTCATGCGATGAAAAAGCTCCCCAGAGTTTGAAGACGAAAATTATGCAGCGTATCGAGCAGTTGAAGACCAACGACCGCTAACAGCCTGCACATATACAAAAAGTCTGAACTATGAAAGTTCAGACTTTTCGTATTTAATGCCGGCTAGGCGTTTGGACGCTTGCCGGAGTTGGCACGGTTCTTGCGACGATCCTTGCGTTTACGACCACGTTTACTCATCGTGATACTCCTTTCGTTCAATGGCTCCAGAACAGTGTACCACCCACTGTTAGCGATGAATATTTGGGTCAGTTATCCCTAACCATTCGAACCAACCCCGGTTCAGCACCAGCCATGCGATCAACCCGTAGGCGGCTTGACCGGGCAGCCCGTCGTTGATCATGACGTCTTCGTTAAAGTTTTGGTGATTCACCAGATCGGTGAACGCGTCAATGTAAGGGACTTCGCGGCGCACGGCGACATCTTGGTATGCGGCGTTGAGTTGTGCCAGATGTTTATTGACCGCGGTGTCTTGTGCGGGGGTGGGGCCCACCACGAAGGTCGCAATATTATGTTGGGCTGCCCGGTCAAGTGTGTTGGCCAGGTGCAGCCGGGCGCGTGCTGAGGATCCGGCCATCTCAAGTGGATCCTGTGGCACTGCCAGGAGCATACGGTTCTCTGTTTCATCGGTGGCCAGACGGGGCAGCACCTCGTTCTCCCAGCGATCTGCAAGTTGTGCTGTGGTTTCGCCGGGAAAGACCAACGGATAGGACTCGATGAGTAGGTCCGGTGCCTGGGTTTTTGCCAGCACGCGGCCAAGCCATCCGAGACCGCGGGCATCACCGGCACCGGTGAGGGTTTGGGCACCGACGGAGAATAATCGGATGTTTCGAGTGTGCACGTATTTTGCCTCTTTCACGAACCGGTATTTGTTCTACTGTAGCGCTCGGAAGTCGAAATCTGCGGTTAAATGCTTGTGGCGGCCCAATTCGTGGGCCGCCACAAGCGGAGTGCTAAGCGATTGCTGAGCTAGGCGCCGAAGACATCCTGCAAGAGGGTTTCTTGTTCTTCATCATGACGTGGTTTATTACCCGCTGCTGGGGATGCAGAAGCCGGACGGCTAATGACCGCGACTTCACGCTCCAGCTGCGGTACCAGGTACTGCATCATGAACGGCCACGGACCTTGGTTTTCTGGTTCGTCTTGGACCCAGTGCACCGAGGCGTTGGGGTATTTGTCCAATTCGGTCTTGATCGCTTCGATCGGAAGCGGGTAGAGCTCTTCAACCCGGACCAGAGCGATATCGGATTCCAGATCCAGTTTCTTCCGCCGGTCGACCAGATCGTAATAGAGCCGACCCGACACTAGGACTACCTTGGATGCTGAGGCAGCGGCCCGATTATCAGGCACGACGGGCATGAAGCGTCCACGGGTGAAGTCTTCCACCTGGGATGCTGCAGCACGCAGGCGCAGCAGCTGCTTCGGGCTGAACACGACCAGTGGACGACGCGGTGTCGAGTAGGCGTGTTCACGCAGCAGGTGGAAGTGATTTGCACCGTAGGACGGCTGGACGACGCGCATGTTTTCCTCTGCAGACAGCTGCAAGAACCGTTCGATGCGTGCCGAGGAGTGGTCTGGCCCCTGGCCCTCATAACCGTGGGGCAGTAACAGCACGATCGAGGAGTGTTGGTTCCACTTCTGTTGCGATGAGGAAATGAACTCGTCAATGACGATTTGTGCGCCGTTGACGAAGTCACCAAATTGCGCTTCCCACAGCACCAGGGCTTCTGGTCGTTCGACCGAGTAGCCGTACTCAAAACCAAGGGCGGCGTATTCGGAGAGCAACGAGTTGTAGATCCAGAACTTGGCTTGATCATTGGACAAGGAGGCTAGTGGTGTCCATTCGTCGTTGGTCTCGCGGTCGTAGAAGACAGCGTGACGCTGGACGAAGGTTCCACGGCGCGAGTCCTGCCCGGCCAACCGGACTGGGACGCCCTCCATGGCCAAGGAACCGAAGGCTGCGAGTTCTGCAAAGCCCCAGTCGATGTTGCCGTTGATGGCCATCTTTTGACGGCGCTCCAACAGGGTGAGCAGTTTCGGGTGCACGTTGAAGCCCTCTGGGATCTCCATGTGCACATCGCCAATGCGGCGCAACATGTCTTCGGAAATCGCGGTGGACTCAGGCTTGTAGCGCTCTGAAGTGTCCTCGATACCGTGTGCTGAACCCAGGATTGGGATCGGCGAGGTTTCCGCTTCGCCAATTTCGGCGAAAGCGGCTTCCAGACGATTCTTGTAATCGGCTGCGGCCTGGTCTGCTTCCTCCTGGGTGATGTCACCACGACCAACCAGCGCGTCAACGTAGAGGCGACGCGTGGAGGTCTTGTTGGAGATCAGGTTGTACATGCCAGGCTGGGTCATCGAAGGATCGTCACCCTCGTTGTGGCCACGACGACGGTAGGTGATCAAATCGATCACGACGTCGCGGTGGAAGCGCTGACGATATTCATACGCCAACTGAGCTGCCTGGACAACGGCCTCTGGGTCATCTCCGTTGACGTGGATGACCGGAGCCTGAATCGACCGGGCGACATCGGTGGCGTAGGTGGTGGAACGAGACTGCGATGGCGGGGTGGTGAACCCAACCTGGTTGTTAATAATTACGTGCACCGTACCACCGGTGCGGTACCCGCGCAGTTGTGACATCTGCATGGTCTCAAATACCACGCCCTGACCAGCGAAGGAGGCGTCACCGTGAATCTGGATTGGCAACACCGAATACGATTTCGGCGATTTCGTGCCGTGGTCGTAGCGGTCTTGCTTGGCCCGGACGATACCTTCTAACACGGGGTTGACGGCTTCGAGGTGCGACGGGTTGGCCGCAACCGAGACGGTCGTGGTATTGCGGTTATACGAGGTAAAGGTGCCTTCGGTACCCAGGTGGTACTTGACGTCACCGGAGCCCTGGGCGATACCGGAATCAACATCGCCCACGAATTCCCGGAACACCTGTGTGAAGGTCTTGCCGGCAATGTTGGTGAGCACGTTGAGACGACCGCGGTGGGCCATCCCGATGGCGACTTCGTCCAAGCCATCATCTGCGGCACCTGACAGTACCGCGTCCAATAGGGCGATCAGCGATTCGGAACCCTCGAGGGAGAAGCGCTTTTGGCCCACGAATTTGGTCTGCAGGAAGGTCTCGAAGGCTTCGGCTGCGTTCAGCCGGCCCAGAATGCGCAACTGCTCTTCGCGAGTCGGCTTCGTGAACGGGTGTTCCAACTTGTCCTGGAACCAGGCGCGCTGTTCCGGGTCGTCGATGTGCATGTACTCGTAACCAGAGTTGCGGGTATATGCATCACGCAGCACCCCGAGCAGGTCACGCAGCAACATGTTCGGTTTGCCGCCAATACCGCCGGTAGGCCAGATCCGGTCAAGATCCCACAGAGTCAATCCATGTGAGTCTAGGTCAAGATCCGGGTGGGTACGCATGCGGTATTCCAGCGGGTCCGTGTCCGCAATGAGGTGGCCACGGACGCGGTAGGCATGGATCAGTTGCTGAATACGAGCGGCCTTGCTCACTTCGTCTTCAGGGTTCACCTGCACGTCGGGTGCCCAGCGAACCGGGACGGTTGGGATGCGCAGGTTGACGAAGATCTCGTCATAGAAATCGTCTTCACCCAGCAGCAGGTTGTGTACGGTGCGCAAGAATTCGCCCGAACCGGCACCCTGGATGACGCGGTGGTCATAGGTTGAGGTGACGGTCATGGTCTTCGAAACTGCCAGATCCGAGAGCACTTTTTGCGACGTGCCTTCAAATTCGGCCGGGTAGGTCAAAGCGCCGACACCGATGATGGCCGCTTGGCCTTCAGACAACCGCGGGACCGAGTGAACGGTACCTATACCGCCGGGGTTGGTTAGCGACACGGTGGTGCCCGAGTGGTCTTCCATCGTGAGTTTATTGTTCAGCGCGCGTTTGACCAGATCTTCATACGCTTCCCAGAACTCGCGGAAGTTCATGGTCTCAACAGCTTTAATCGACGGCTGGACCAGGACGCGTTCACCCTTCGCACCTGGCAGGTCGATGGCCAACCCGAAGTTGATGTGGGCCGGGTTGACCTTAAACTTCTTGCCGTCTTCCTCTCGGTACAGCGCATTCATCTCAGGGTGCTTGACCAAGGCCCGAATAATCGCATAACCGATCAGGTGGGTGAAGGAGACCCGTCCGCCTCGGGTGCGCTGAAGGTGGTTGTTAATCACCGTACGGTTATCAATGAGCGCCTTGACCGGAATGTCGCGCACCGTGGTCGCGGTGGGCATGGATAGCGACGAGTCCATATTGGCGGCAATCGCCTGGGACATCCCACGAAGGCGGACCCACTCGTCTTCCTTCGCCTCGCCGGCGGCTTCTTCTTTGTCGCGTTCTGCTTGAGCAGCTATTGACGGTTCGGAAGTAATGGCTTGGGGGGACTCTTCAGCACGACGAACTTTAGGCTTGGGTGGCTTCTTGGAGTTCGCCGCAGCTTCTGCAGGCTCAGACTTAGCTGGTTTCTTCGATTCAGCAGCCGCGGGCTTTGCAGCTTCTTTGGTCTGTGCGGGTTGAGCAGGTGCGGCGGTCTGGGAGTCTGCGGCTTGCTGGTTGTTACCAGAATTGTTGGCAGATTCTAAACGGGCGAAGATTTCGGCCCATTTTTCATCCACAGAAGACTTATCCGCCTTGTACTTTTCGTAGATATCCGCAACAAGCCATTCATTCCCGGGAAATTCCTCGGAGAGCTGGGCGGACGTAAGTTCTGGCACGGTGAAGGCCTCTTCCGTAAGTTCTTGTGTTTTGAGCGTACACGTGGCGAGACTCGAAACGCCGGGCACGACGATACTCGCCGTTGGTTCCGTTAACAGCGTCCCGGTACTTATCTTCGGTGAATGCGAACTCACTGAAGGCAACTGTCAACAGCAGCTGGATCCATCATAGTGACAAAGTTAGTTGAATTGCCACAGAATACGATGAATTGCGCACAGATCGGCTGCGCGCAAAATCACGCCACATAAATGTGATTATGAGCACAGCTACAGCCTCGGATCGACGAGCCAGCGCTGCCAGGAGATGAAAAAACTGTCATGATGGTCATATGCGTTTTCTTAACCCAGTCACCACAGACTTGACCTATTCAGACGTTTTCCTCGTGCCTTCCTACTCCCAGGTCGGCTCGCGGATGAACGTTGATATTTCATCCACCGATGGCATCGGAACGACCATTCCGGTGATTGCGTCAAATATGAACGGGGTGACCGGGCGACGGATGACCGAAACCATCGCTCGGCGCGGTGGAATTGGTATCTTCCCGCAAGATATGCCACTGCATCTGCTGCAAGAATCGATTGACTGGGTCAAATCCCGTGACACGCTGTTCGAGACGCCACTCTATGTAGGGCTCGATGACCGAGTATTAGATGTTCGCCACCTGGCCGAAAAACGCAACCATCCAGCCGTCTGTGTTGTTGACAAAGATCGCTCGCTGCTCGGTAT from Enteractinococcus fodinae includes the following:
- the hisN gene encoding histidinol-phosphatase — translated: MQLTPSRQGYREDLNLALVIADSVDALTMSRFQSVDLKVDTKPDMTPVSDADRAAEELIRQQLKRARPRDAVTGEEYGTTGSGKRRWIIDPIDGTKNFVRGVPVWATLIALVDDDRPVVGVVSAPALSRRWWAYEDGGAYTGKSLSNATRIHASDVTDISDASLSFSSLEGWRDRGNISEFLELTTDVWRVRAFGDFWSYMLVAEGAVDIACEPELELYDMAALVPIVTEAGGTFTSLDGEPGPWGGHGLATNTHLHPDVLERLNPALRGQSRA
- the rsgA gene encoding ribosome small subunit-dependent GTPase A; its protein translation is MSRYRIDYSRYDESSVPKRPSKHGTRPRTKDRPAHEDAITGRVTTVDRGRYTIYLAAQRKTKKTPGTKARYITAMRAREMRNTSIVPGDLVDLVGDTSGEEGTLARIVRLQPRETVLRRSADDTDAYERVVVANADTLIIVVAAANPEPRTGFIDRAMVAAFDAGITPVLCITKTDLADPTELIAHYNHLDLEIFTIGPLNPDSDDVSPILRPADLDALQERLAGHISALIGPSGVGKSTLLNALTGADRAVGHVNVVTGRGRHTSSSALGIPLNQAGTSMLIDTPGIRSFGMGLVDPDTVVAAFEDLAEAIANCPRGCTHTADSPGCALDAWVAAGHAGEAGPQRLASLRRLLTNRLETDDFE
- the aroA gene encoding 3-phosphoshikimate 1-carboxyvinyltransferase, whose protein sequence is MSPNLMKEALLVPMTPAPGEAWPAPFTTQPVNATVALPGSKSLTNRHLVLAALSQQPSRLSGVLVSRDTDLMIEALTALGAQFTPVDNDPTVLDVTPISLGATTGQITIDAGLAGTVMRFIPGVAATTNATVLIDGDEQSYARPMGPVIDGLLQAGVHITAQDQEPIGRLPLTVHGQGSPAGGAVAIDSGGSSQFVSALLLVGATFTNGLDIRHTGEHTPSPEHIDMTVKVLEAAGVVVHTPEPNRWVVEPGPITAVDTAVEPDLSNAGPYLAAAVITGGAVTVPYWPLETTQIGDRWRQILPAFGATVTFDPVPGTDYGNLTVSGTRTAAGRPVLTGAGELENLAELTPTTAALALLADGETRLTKIGHLRGHETDRLTALRTEAQKLGVTIDEGPDYLTFSGGYELHPATLESYADHRMATFGALIGLAVDGTVVTDVATTAKTMPDFPIAWAKLAAGEGRIRA
- a CDS encoding sigma-70 family RNA polymerase sigma factor; this translates as MTHLPSDIPAADDGSRVDPKAETDSQRRARFERDAMQYLDQLYSGALRMTRNPEDAEDLVQEAYARAYSSFHQYKPGTNLRAWLFRILTNTYINIYRKRQRRPQEADGDGLEDWQMARAADHTATGLRSAETEALDYLPDSDVKEALAEISEDFRIPVYLADVEGFAYKEIADILDVPIGTVMSRLHRGRRSLRELLTDYAAERGIEGAIALQKEQQSDASEEAQK
- the rsrA gene encoding mycothiol system anti-sigma-R factor, producing MTYETQHVRTESDQYDTTGGCPEARMDSIYRYLDGALDTADLEEVKAHIQNCSECQSEHDLELIIRDVVKRSCDEKAPQSLKTKIMQRIEQLKTNDR
- a CDS encoding 50S ribosomal protein bL37; translation: MSKRGRKRKDRRKNRANSGKRPNA
- a CDS encoding GDSL-type esterase/lipase family protein — its product is MKEAKYVHTRNIRLFSVGAQTLTGAGDARGLGWLGRVLAKTQAPDLLIESYPLVFPGETTAQLADRWENEVLPRLATDETENRMLLAVPQDPLEMAGSSARARLHLANTLDRAAQHNIATFVVGPTPAQDTAVNKHLAQLNAAYQDVAVRREVPYIDAFTDLVNHQNFNEDVMINDGLPGQAAYGLIAWLVLNRGWFEWLGITDPNIHR
- a CDS encoding multifunctional oxoglutarate decarboxylase/oxoglutarate dehydrogenase thiamine pyrophosphate-binding subunit/dihydrolipoyllysine-residue succinyltransferase subunit, whose product is MPELTSAQLSEEFPGNEWLVADIYEKYKADKSSVDEKWAEIFARLESANNSGNNQQAADSQTAAPAQPAQTKEAAKPAAAESKKPAKSEPAEAAANSKKPPKPKVRRAEESPQAITSEPSIAAQAERDKEEAAGEAKEDEWVRLRGMSQAIAANMDSSLSMPTATTVRDIPVKALIDNRTVINNHLQRTRGGRVSFTHLIGYAIIRALVKHPEMNALYREEDGKKFKVNPAHINFGLAIDLPGAKGERVLVQPSIKAVETMNFREFWEAYEDLVKRALNNKLTMEDHSGTTVSLTNPGGIGTVHSVPRLSEGQAAIIGVGALTYPAEFEGTSQKVLSDLAVSKTMTVTSTYDHRVIQGAGSGEFLRTVHNLLLGEDDFYDEIFVNLRIPTVPVRWAPDVQVNPEDEVSKAARIQQLIHAYRVRGHLIADTDPLEYRMRTHPDLDLDSHGLTLWDLDRIWPTGGIGGKPNMLLRDLLGVLRDAYTRNSGYEYMHIDDPEQRAWFQDKLEHPFTKPTREEQLRILGRLNAAEAFETFLQTKFVGQKRFSLEGSESLIALLDAVLSGAADDGLDEVAIGMAHRGRLNVLTNIAGKTFTQVFREFVGDVDSGIAQGSGDVKYHLGTEGTFTSYNRNTTTVSVAANPSHLEAVNPVLEGIVRAKQDRYDHGTKSPKSYSVLPIQIHGDASFAGQGVVFETMQMSQLRGYRTGGTVHVIINNQVGFTTPPSQSRSTTYATDVARSIQAPVIHVNGDDPEAVVQAAQLAYEYRQRFHRDVVIDLITYRRRGHNEGDDPSMTQPGMYNLISNKTSTRRLYVDALVGRGDITQEEADQAAADYKNRLEAAFAEIGEAETSPIPILGSAHGIEDTSERYKPESTAISEDMLRRIGDVHMEIPEGFNVHPKLLTLLERRQKMAINGNIDWGFAELAAFGSLAMEGVPVRLAGQDSRRGTFVQRHAVFYDRETNDEWTPLASLSNDQAKFWIYNSLLSEYAALGFEYGYSVERPEALVLWEAQFGDFVNGAQIVIDEFISSSQQKWNQHSSIVLLLPHGYEGQGPDHSSARIERFLQLSAEENMRVVQPSYGANHFHLLREHAYSTPRRPLVVFSPKQLLRLRAAASQVEDFTRGRFMPVVPDNRAAASASKVVLVSGRLYYDLVDRRKKLDLESDIALVRVEELYPLPIEAIKTELDKYPNASVHWVQDEPENQGPWPFMMQYLVPQLEREVAVISRPASASPAAGNKPRHDEEQETLLQDVFGA